A single genomic interval of Amycolatopsis albispora harbors:
- a CDS encoding TIGR03086 family metal-binding protein — translation MTDPLDDLTAATARVAELIDGIRRWDAETPCPAWNVRDVVNHLVLGNRLFTGILRGEAAVTPEALDPAKSDALGDAPADAYRKATGELRTEFRQPEIRTRIFEVPVGAVPGVAAILLRTTEELVHGWDLARATGQPPGFPEDVAERALEFSRAKLADVPPDRSPFAPPKQVPSGAPAIDRLAALLGR, via the coding sequence GTGACCGACCCACTCGACGACCTGACTGCCGCCACCGCCCGCGTGGCCGAGCTGATCGACGGCATCCGGCGCTGGGACGCGGAAACCCCGTGCCCGGCGTGGAACGTGCGCGACGTGGTCAACCACCTCGTGCTCGGCAACCGCCTGTTCACCGGCATCCTGCGTGGTGAGGCAGCCGTGACGCCCGAGGCACTGGACCCGGCCAAGTCCGACGCGCTCGGCGACGCCCCGGCGGACGCGTATCGGAAGGCCACCGGCGAACTGCGCACCGAATTCCGGCAGCCCGAGATCCGGACGCGGATCTTCGAGGTGCCGGTCGGCGCGGTGCCGGGAGTCGCCGCGATCCTGCTGCGCACCACCGAAGAACTCGTACACGGCTGGGATCTGGCCCGCGCCACGGGACAGCCGCCGGGGTTCCCGGAGGACGTCGCGGAGCGCGCGCTGGAGTTCAGCCGGGCCAAGCTCGCCGACGTCCCGCCGGACCGAAGCCCGTTCGCGCCGCCGAAGCAAGTGCCGTCCGGGGCTCCGGCCATCGACCGGCTCGCCGCGTTGCTGGGCCGCTGA